A region of the Sphingomonas sp. S2-65 genome:
TACCCGATCGCGAACTAAGGGTTCGCCCGGGGTCGTCGCAAATGCAACTTTTTTCCTAAGGGTCGGTGCAGGTCAAGCGAGCGATCTGCGCGCCTCCTTGAAGATGGATTGAACTTCATGCGCTGGCGCTACGCCGATCACGGCAGGAAGCAAAGAACCGCAAGTCTCACTCGACGCGATGCGCCGCGAACATCTTCAGTCTTTGGTCACTCTTCCTAAACTATTTAGCTGGGTTGAGGGGGAAGGTATTTCATGTCGCTTAACAATGAAGATGTCCGCCTCGACGCGCTTCACAGGCTGAACCTGTTGGACACGCCGCCGAGCGAGAGCTTCGATCGCATCACCCGTATGGCAAGCCAGATATTCGGGCTTCCCATCGCGGCGATTTCGCTGACCGACCACAACCGCCAATGGTTCAAGTCGCGAGTGGGCGTGGAGCATTGGTCGATCCCGCGTGACGCCGCTCCATGCGCCGAAGTTACTCTGTCGGACCGATTTTTGCTGGTCCCCGACCTGCACGAGAGCCCGTGCTACCGTGAAAGCGTGTTGGCTGGACAGGGCATCCGATACTACGCCGGCGCACCGCTCACCACCCGCGAAGGCCACAGCCTCGGAGCGCTTTGCGTGCTGGGTACGGAGCCGCGCGAAACCACCGACGCAGAGATCAAGGCGCTCAAGGATCTGGCCAGCATGGTCATGGACCAGATCGAGATGCAGCATGCATTCGGCCGGATCGATCCGCTGAGCGGCTTGCCGAATCGCAACCAGTTCCTGGAGGACCTTGCCGATCTCGGCCGCGATCATCCCGGGCAGCAGCGCCTTGCGGTGCTGGTCGATCTGGCCCGCAACGACCAGCTCAGCAGCGGCATGCGCGCCATGGGCGCCGGCTTTTTCGACGATATCGTACGTGAGACCGCGCGGACCATCGCCAATGCGCTTGGGCCTCACCGCACCGCCTATCATGTCGCGGCGACTCAATTTGCTTTCCTGGCCGAGCCTGGCACCGACGAGACGCTTTATGTCGAGCGGCTGGCGATGATGCTCGACTATTTCCGATCGTCGTCCCGGGCTCGATTTGTGATGACCACTACGATCGGAGTCGCGCCGCTGGTCGTTGGCCGCGCAAGTCCGGCTTCGGTACTCCGCCGCGCCCATAGCGCCGCCCAGGACGCACGCCAGTCTGCAGCGTCGATCTGCGTCTACTCGCCCAACATGGACGAAACGCATCGGCGCCGGTTCAGGCTGCTCAACGATTTTGGCGCAGCGCTGGATTCACCCTCTGAACTCGCGCTCGAGTATCAGCCACGCCTGGATCTTCGCTCGGGCGCCTGTGTCGGCGTTGAAGCGCTGCTCCGCTGGAACCACCCGGTCCTGGGTCCGATCTCGCCCGCCGAGTTCATGCCGATCATCGAGCAGACCTCCTTGTCGGGTGCCACCACCGCCTGGGTGCTCAACACCGGCCTGAATCAGCTTCGCACCTGGCGTGCGGCCGGGTTGGAGATCCAGCTCGCGATCAACATATCGGCCAACAATCTTCAGCAAGCGGACTTTGCCGCGCGGGTGCAACTGCACTTGATGAAGTACCGGATTCCGCCGGCGGCGCTTGAACTGGAAGTCACCGAAAGCGCGATGATGGAGAATGTCGGGAAGGCGCTGACGCAGATCACCCTGCTCAGCGACGCCGGCGTCCGGATCGCCATCGACGACTTCGGCACCGGCTATAGCAGCCTTGCATATCTCCAACGCCTTCCCGCGCACGTGCTGAAGATCGACCGGTCGTTCGTGCAGGACATGATCAGCAGCCCACGCGAGCGCTCGCTCGTCGCCGCCATGATCTCGCTCGCGCAAGGTCTCGGTTACAGAGTCGTGGCCGAAGGCGTCGAGGGCGCCGACATTCGCGACGCGCTGACGCAGATGGGCTGCGACGAGGGCCAGGGGTTCCTGTTCGCCCGTCCGATGGCCCCGGCGGCGTTCACCGAATGGTACACGGCGTTGGACGGCGGCGCGCAGTTGGAAGCCGCCTGACTCTTCAACCGAGCGCCAGGCGGCGGCCCTCCGCAGCGCTTCTGCGCGCGAGTTCGATGATGCGTAGCCCCAGAATAGCGTCTGACGGCGCCACCGGCGGCGCCGCCCCGTTCGTAATCGCCGCCACCACGCCTTCATAGAAGCGCCGATAGTCCCCTCGCTCGGACACGATCGTCTCTCGGCAACCGTCGGCAAGCGTCAGCACGCCGTGATCCGCCGGCTCTTCGATGCCGTGCCTCGGATCGTCGATGCGGCGCCCGGCACGCATCGCGGCTTCTTGTGGATCGAGGCCGAATTTCACGAAACTGCCCAGAGACCCATGCAGCCCGAACCGCGGGCGCGGTGCCGCGACCATCCGCGAGGATGCAAGCACGACGCGCCGTTCGCCATAGTGCAGGGTGATGGAGAAATAGTCGTCGACCGCGCCGTGTGGGCGTTGTGCCGCCAGGTCCCCGGTCACTGCATCAGGCGTGCCGAACAGCAGCAGCGCCTGGTCGACCAGATGCGGTCCGAGGTCGAGCAATTGCCCCCCGCCCGCCTCCGGCACCTCCTTCCACCGCTGCGACAGGCCGGGCCGAAGGCGATCCCAATGCGCCTCGTACAACAGCACTTCGCCCAGCCGTCCGCCATCCAGCAGCTTGCGCACGGTCAGGAAGTCGCTGTCCCACCGTCGATTGTGGAACGCGATGGCGAGCCGGCCCTTCGCGCTGGCAAGGTCAGCGATCGATTGCGCTTCCGCGACGCTCGTCGCGAAAGGCTTGTCGATCACCACATGCTTTCCGTTTTCCAACGCAGCACGCGCGAGCTGATAATGCGTAGCATTAGGCGTAGAAATCACGACCAGGTCGATGTCCGGATCGCTCAACAGCGCTTCGGGGTGCATGACTTTCGCTTCGGGATAGGACGCGCGCACTGCCTCGGTCCGCGACGACGCGATTGCGGCGAGCGTAAGTCCCTCCACCGCGTCGATCAGCGGCGCGTGAAAGGCAGTGCCCCCTAGGCCGAACCCGATAAGCCCCGCGCGGATCATCCCTTTCCCTCCATCAGTCAGCGCACACCTATAGGCGTGCGCTCCTCATATGTCAGGTCAGGGTCTCGCTGAGGCCGGGACCGGCTGAACGGGAGAGATGCGCGTGTATTCAGATGCCCCACTGCGTCAGAAGGAAGGACCAATAGTCATGAAGGTCTGGCATCCGAGGCGAGCAGCCTGCGGTTCTCCTCCGCATAGCGGCCCAGGCCGAGCCAGTCCTCACGAAGCATCCGGTCCACTTCTGGTCCCGGATCTCCGCCTCCTGGGCACGGGCCGCGAACGGCAA
Encoded here:
- a CDS encoding putative bifunctional diguanylate cyclase/phosphodiesterase, which codes for MSLNNEDVRLDALHRLNLLDTPPSESFDRITRMASQIFGLPIAAISLTDHNRQWFKSRVGVEHWSIPRDAAPCAEVTLSDRFLLVPDLHESPCYRESVLAGQGIRYYAGAPLTTREGHSLGALCVLGTEPRETTDAEIKALKDLASMVMDQIEMQHAFGRIDPLSGLPNRNQFLEDLADLGRDHPGQQRLAVLVDLARNDQLSSGMRAMGAGFFDDIVRETARTIANALGPHRTAYHVAATQFAFLAEPGTDETLYVERLAMMLDYFRSSSRARFVMTTTIGVAPLVVGRASPASVLRRAHSAAQDARQSAASICVYSPNMDETHRRRFRLLNDFGAALDSPSELALEYQPRLDLRSGACVGVEALLRWNHPVLGPISPAEFMPIIEQTSLSGATTAWVLNTGLNQLRTWRAAGLEIQLAINISANNLQQADFAARVQLHLMKYRIPPAALELEVTESAMMENVGKALTQITLLSDAGVRIAIDDFGTGYSSLAYLQRLPAHVLKIDRSFVQDMISSPRERSLVAAMISLAQGLGYRVVAEGVEGADIRDALTQMGCDEGQGFLFARPMAPAAFTEWYTALDGGAQLEAA
- a CDS encoding oxidoreductase, producing the protein MIRAGLIGFGLGGTAFHAPLIDAVEGLTLAAIASSRTEAVRASYPEAKVMHPEALLSDPDIDLVVISTPNATHYQLARAALENGKHVVIDKPFATSVAEAQSIADLASAKGRLAIAFHNRRWDSDFLTVRKLLDGGRLGEVLLYEAHWDRLRPGLSQRWKEVPEAGGGQLLDLGPHLVDQALLLFGTPDAVTGDLAAQRPHGAVDDYFSITLHYGERRVVLASSRMVAAPRPRFGLHGSLGSFVKFGLDPQEAAMRAGRRIDDPRHGIEEPADHGVLTLADGCRETIVSERGDYRRFYEGVVAAITNGAAPPVAPSDAILGLRIIELARRSAAEGRRLALG